The Streptomyces sp. Mut1 genome window below encodes:
- a CDS encoding MerR family transcriptional regulator produces MRSSGDGTAAGAPYPQQGSTADRTMRQSAVPAAVAGGGVASADDIGYRGPTACAAAGITYRQLDYWARTGLVEPSVRPAYGSGTQRLYSFRDVVLLKIVKRFLDTGVALQNIRTTVQHLRARGFQDLERMTLMSDGATVYECSSPAEVVDLLQGGQGVFGIAVGVVWRDVDAALSQLHGERVDTGETLIGHNPTDELARRRNRAV; encoded by the coding sequence GTGAGAAGCAGCGGCGACGGTACGGCGGCGGGTGCGCCGTATCCGCAGCAGGGGAGTACAGCCGACCGCACCATGAGGCAGTCGGCAGTGCCGGCTGCGGTGGCAGGGGGCGGCGTGGCATCGGCCGACGACATCGGCTATCGCGGGCCGACGGCGTGCGCGGCGGCGGGGATCACTTATCGGCAGCTCGACTACTGGGCCCGTACCGGCCTGGTCGAGCCGAGCGTCCGCCCGGCGTACGGATCGGGCACACAGCGGCTCTACAGCTTCCGGGACGTCGTCCTGCTGAAGATCGTGAAGCGCTTCCTGGACACCGGTGTGGCACTCCAGAACATCCGCACCACGGTCCAGCACCTGCGGGCCCGCGGTTTCCAGGATCTGGAGCGCATGACGCTGATGAGCGACGGGGCGACGGTCTACGAGTGCTCCTCGCCCGCCGAGGTCGTGGACCTGCTCCAGGGGGGCCAGGGCGTCTTCGGCATCGCGGTCGGGGTGGTGTGGCGGGACGTGGACGCCGCGCTGTCGCAGCTGCACGGGGAGCGTGTGGACACCGGGGAGACCCTCATCGGGCACAACCCCACCGACGAGCTCGCGCGGCGCCGGAACCGGGCCGTCTGA
- a CDS encoding bifunctional nuclease family protein — protein sequence MNELDVVGVRVEMPSNQPIVLLREVGGDRYLPIWIGPGEATAIAFAQQGMAPARPLTHDLFKDVLEAVGQELTEVRITDLREGVFYAELVFASGVEVSARPSDAIALALRTGTPIYGSDGVLDDAGIAIPDEQEDEVEKFREFLDQISPEDFGTNNSQ from the coding sequence GTGAACGAGCTCGACGTTGTGGGTGTCCGGGTGGAAATGCCCTCCAACCAACCGATCGTGCTCCTGCGTGAAGTGGGAGGCGACCGGTACCTCCCCATTTGGATCGGTCCTGGTGAGGCGACCGCGATCGCCTTCGCTCAGCAGGGCATGGCTCCGGCCAGGCCGCTGACCCATGATCTCTTCAAGGATGTGCTTGAGGCCGTGGGCCAGGAGCTCACCGAGGTCCGCATCACGGACCTGCGCGAAGGGGTTTTCTACGCGGAGCTGGTCTTCGCCAGCGGCGTCGAGGTGAGCGCGCGTCCCTCGGACGCCATAGCGCTCGCCCTGCGCACCGGCACGCCGATCTACGGCAGTGACGGGGTGCTCGACGACGCGGGGATCGCGATCCCCGACGAGCAGGAGGACGAGGTGGAGAAGTTCCGCGAGTTCCTCGACCAGATCTCTCCGGAGGACTTCGGCACGAACAACAGCCAGTGA
- the ftsR gene encoding transcriptional regulator FtsR, producing the protein MLRTPSGGAGNGTAADDRPMSIGTVLLHLREEFPEVTISKIRFLEAEGLVEPQRTPSGYRKFSPADVGRLAQVLRMQRDHYLPLKVIREHLDALARGERVVLPSPDGERQDAADGDWTGGPGRATAARIGRDELLVAAEVTESDLDAWESYGLVAPTPDGGYEAEMVTVARLVADLGRFGLEPRHLRPMRAAADREAGLIEQVVAPLRRHRNPQTRAHAEATTKELAELSVRLHSALVQSALQVRFN; encoded by the coding sequence ATGCTGAGAACACCGAGTGGCGGTGCCGGCAACGGCACCGCCGCCGACGACCGGCCGATGAGCATCGGCACGGTGCTCCTGCACCTGCGGGAGGAGTTTCCCGAGGTCACCATCTCCAAGATCCGCTTCCTGGAGGCCGAGGGGCTCGTCGAGCCGCAGCGGACCCCTTCGGGCTACCGGAAGTTCAGCCCCGCCGATGTCGGGCGGCTCGCCCAGGTGCTGCGGATGCAGCGGGACCACTACCTCCCGCTCAAGGTCATCCGCGAGCATCTGGACGCCCTCGCCCGGGGCGAACGGGTGGTCCTGCCGTCCCCGGACGGGGAGCGGCAGGACGCGGCGGACGGCGACTGGACGGGCGGCCCGGGGCGGGCCACGGCCGCTCGCATCGGCCGCGACGAGCTGCTCGTCGCCGCCGAGGTCACCGAGAGCGATCTCGACGCCTGGGAGTCCTACGGCCTTGTCGCACCGACGCCGGATGGCGGCTACGAGGCAGAGATGGTGACCGTCGCCAGGCTTGTGGCGGATCTGGGGCGATTCGGTCTGGAACCTCGTCACCTGAGGCCCATGCGGGCGGCCGCCGACCGGGAGGCGGGACTCATCGAGCAGGTCGTCGCGCCGCTGCGCCGGCACCGGAATCCGCAGACCAGAGCGCATGCCGAGGCCACCACCAAGGAGCTGGCGGAGCTCTCCGTACGGCTGCATTCCGCGCTCGTCCAGAGTGCTCTGCAGGTGCGGTTCAACTGA